A region of the Longimicrobiales bacterium genome:
GAACAGGAACATCACACCGCAACCGAATGCGAGCAGTGTTCTGTCATCCATGGTTGTTCCCTGCCAGCAGGAGCGCACCAGCTGAGCAGATGGAGGGCACCCAGATGCCAACAAAGAGCCCGCGCTCCCGGTCTCCGCTGAACCACAGCGTGACAGAAAGAACGAACGACAAGAAGGCGGCCGTGAGAAAGAAGGCCTTGGCGATCCTGATCTTCCTTTGTTCAGCGAATTGGTTTGAACGGTCAGGCGAAGTCATGTAAGGTGCTCCTAGATGATTTTTCGGTGATTCACAGAGAGTGAATGACCGCGACCGCGGTGGACATGAAGAGCATGAGCGACGCAGGAAGGGCCTTGGTCCAAGGATCCCGAATCCGAATGTGGGCAATGACCGCCGCCACCATCAGCAGAGCCATCAGGACCGCGGCAGTCGTTGCCAGTGAGCTGAAGTAGATCCCGGCCACGAGAGCCGCAGCTAGGGCAAGCTTTGTTATCCCGACTGCCCGGCGGACCCAGTCAGGCAGGCCGTACCGGGTGAATTCTTCGGCCAATGAACTGGCGCCTTCCGGCCGATAAGGCGTGGAACGGTCGGCGCGCAGGATCCAGACGTTGGCAATGCCAAGTGCGATGATGATTTGGAGAGCGACCGCGACGTTATCCACAAAAGGCCTCCTTAATTTTATTTATACAACGGATCTACAAATGCTCTCGGATAGCATCGCGGTCGCTGATTCAGCTGTCAATCCTTGTACAACAGATGAACGCGCGGTGGACTGGGTGCGAGCAGAACTAGGGACGAGGTTTGGCGGTCCGCCACGAACTGAAGCGTGATGCCTGGTGCCGGGGCGGCAGGGTCGCGGATCAGGAACGCATGTGGAG
Encoded here:
- a CDS encoding DoxX family protein, coding for MDNVAVALQIIIALGIANVWILRADRSTPYRPEGASSLAEEFTRYGLPDWVRRAVGITKLALAAALVAGIYFSSLATTAAVLMALLMVAAVIAHIRIRDPWTKALPASLMLFMSTAVAVIHSL